The Caulifigura coniformis genome includes a region encoding these proteins:
- the murB gene encoding UDP-N-acetylmuramate dehydrogenase translates to MTSLDAFREILRQDESLAPQTWLRIGGPAQYLAEPRNAAELESLLKACATEELPVHVLGSGSNVLVRDEGVSGVVVKLTAPDFARISIEGTTARAGCGVLLSHLVVETVGAGLAGMETLVGIPGTLGGAIRGNAGGRSGEIGQFIRSITVLSSTGQKFVRTADELSFAYRSSGISDLIILEAELELTKDDPEEIARRMRKLWIMKKSTQPLSFQSAGCIFKNPRGLSAGALIEQAGLKGTRVGQCEVSDRHGNFIVTYEGATSADVLRLIDLIRTKVAEKHGIDLELEIQVW, encoded by the coding sequence ATGACCTCCCTCGACGCTTTCCGTGAAATTCTCCGGCAGGATGAGTCGCTGGCTCCACAGACCTGGCTGCGAATCGGCGGACCCGCCCAATATCTTGCCGAGCCTCGCAATGCGGCCGAGCTTGAATCGCTGTTGAAGGCCTGTGCCACGGAAGAACTGCCGGTCCACGTGCTGGGAAGCGGCTCGAATGTTCTGGTGCGCGACGAGGGAGTCAGCGGAGTGGTCGTGAAGCTGACCGCTCCCGATTTCGCCAGGATTTCCATCGAGGGGACAACGGCCCGCGCCGGCTGCGGCGTGTTGCTGTCGCACCTCGTCGTGGAAACCGTAGGCGCCGGCCTGGCTGGAATGGAAACACTCGTCGGGATTCCGGGAACGCTCGGTGGAGCGATCCGCGGAAATGCGGGAGGTCGGAGCGGAGAGATCGGACAGTTCATCCGATCGATTACAGTCCTCTCGTCGACGGGGCAGAAATTCGTCCGCACGGCAGACGAACTGAGTTTCGCCTACCGTTCGAGCGGAATCAGCGACCTGATCATCCTCGAGGCAGAGCTCGAACTGACGAAGGACGATCCGGAGGAGATCGCCCGTCGGATGCGGAAGCTCTGGATCATGAAGAAATCGACGCAGCCGTTGTCTTTCCAGTCGGCAGGCTGCATCTTCAAGAATCCGCGTGGGCTCAGCGCGGGCGCGCTCATCGAACAAGCTGGACTCAAAGGAACCCGCGTCGGTCAATGCGAAGTCAGCGACCGTCACGGAAATTTTATCGTGACGTACGAAGGGGCCACGTCGGCCGACGTTCTGCGACTGATCGACCTGATCCGGACCAAGGTCGCAGAGAAACATGGAATCGACCTGGAGCTTGAGATCCAGGTCTGGTAA
- a CDS encoding Gfo/Idh/MocA family protein codes for MAAGGSSVLRAGMVGLGMIFDETYRPFFERAHVEGLWDRRFGALDIELSAVGTRTGKRAAAYKKSAGKNIADFKNFSGEQALEQLVATDVDLVCVATPDDRHFDSARKALEAGKHVIIEKPSVLSLRELDELVKLAHEKGVLAKVVYHKLLDPDHKKLRTLVADGVLTHINNGYCSLLEPKSISGSQFAEWITGRNPGTYVAVHYIKLIDFTFGGRLKTVTATGQRGLVGPKDGPTWDSVQMRMIYEHADGREAAYDIHTSWVTPNNFPGYVEQEVQFRFDNGVWNGHSRKRGVELTVEDRTPNELKTTINTHYNGTFLEPWEARSQRGYGIEVIERFVREVAYVEKGGPAADRADRLKEMRSLAYNDLAADRQVVAAVQALEAILEEAAQGHPDAVVSYDAETNKLTLSRPGNSQVRVLHPGQ; via the coding sequence ATGGCTGCGGGTGGATCATCAGTCCTGAGAGCAGGAATGGTCGGGCTCGGGATGATCTTCGATGAAACGTACCGCCCGTTCTTCGAGCGTGCTCACGTCGAAGGCCTGTGGGATCGAAGGTTCGGCGCTCTTGATATCGAGCTTTCGGCAGTCGGTACGCGGACCGGGAAACGGGCTGCGGCGTACAAGAAGTCGGCCGGGAAAAACATCGCGGACTTCAAGAATTTCTCCGGTGAACAGGCCCTGGAGCAGCTGGTCGCGACCGATGTCGACCTTGTGTGCGTGGCGACGCCTGACGACCGTCACTTTGACTCGGCCAGGAAGGCCCTTGAGGCGGGGAAGCATGTCATCATCGAGAAGCCCTCGGTGCTGTCACTCCGCGAACTGGATGAACTCGTGAAGCTGGCCCACGAGAAGGGGGTGCTGGCGAAGGTCGTTTATCACAAGCTTCTGGACCCGGATCACAAGAAGCTCCGCACGCTGGTCGCAGACGGCGTCTTGACGCACATCAACAATGGCTACTGCTCGCTGCTCGAGCCGAAATCAATCTCGGGTTCGCAGTTCGCGGAATGGATCACGGGCCGAAACCCGGGCACGTACGTCGCGGTTCACTACATCAAGCTGATCGACTTCACGTTTGGCGGACGTCTGAAAACGGTGACTGCGACGGGCCAGCGAGGGCTGGTGGGTCCCAAGGACGGACCGACGTGGGACAGCGTGCAGATGCGGATGATTTACGAGCATGCCGACGGGCGTGAGGCGGCCTACGACATCCACACTTCCTGGGTCACTCCGAACAACTTCCCGGGCTACGTCGAACAGGAAGTGCAGTTCCGGTTCGATAACGGCGTGTGGAACGGCCATTCTCGCAAGCGGGGGGTGGAACTCACCGTCGAGGACCGCACTCCGAACGAGCTGAAAACGACGATCAACACGCACTACAACGGCACGTTCCTCGAGCCGTGGGAAGCCCGTTCGCAGCGCGGCTACGGCATCGAAGTGATCGAACGTTTCGTGCGGGAAGTGGCTTACGTCGAAAAAGGAGGCCCCGCGGCCGATCGGGCTGATCGCCTCAAGGAAATGCGTTCGCTGGCGTACAACGACCTTGCTGCCGACCGGCAGGTGGTGGCGGCGGTTCAGGCGCTGGAGGCGATTCTGGAAGAGGCCGCACAGGGGCACCCTGACGCGGTTGTGAGCTACGACGCGGAAACGAACAAGTTGACGCTTTCCCGCCCCGGCAATTCCCAGGTGCGGGTGCTGCATCCGGGCCAATAG
- a CDS encoding rhodanese-like domain-containing protein, giving the protein MSVPLEVDCTTTNAQLAAGTPLFFVDCREPDEDAVARIEGATLIPMSQLADRVEEFRPYTDVPIIIHCHHGGRSLRVAMWLRQQGFPQAQSMAGGIDHWSQTIDPAVPRY; this is encoded by the coding sequence ATGAGCGTACCGCTCGAGGTCGATTGCACGACCACAAACGCGCAGCTGGCGGCTGGCACGCCGCTCTTCTTTGTCGACTGTCGCGAACCGGACGAAGACGCCGTCGCCCGGATTGAAGGAGCGACGTTGATTCCAATGTCGCAACTGGCGGATCGCGTCGAAGAATTCCGGCCGTATACGGACGTCCCGATCATCATCCACTGCCATCACGGCGGGCGGAGTCTGCGGGTCGCCATGTGGCTGCGTCAGCAGGGCTTCCCGCAGGCACAGAGTATGGCCGGCGGAATCGACCACTGGTCGCAGACAATCGACCCAGCGGTGCCGCGCTATTAA
- a CDS encoding DUF1015 domain-containing protein translates to MVRISPVRRALVPVNSEAAARISAPNYDEFQSDREIWEMLQARPDNLLRVTMPHCHVPSLENTGVDGSPEALAHGYQQMRDLEASPLTREVNDLLWVYEITSPKRPMEPQLGLGGCGHTSQIRTEEHPEGVVIRNEGIHPDKAAGRARLLEAIHCDTGFVNLAVRDAHSSLLGGLQEVARSRNCDFAADDEGGNRHRIWLVTDPHEKAVLTSILGQESAAYVADGNHRSAAAASLGHEHFLAVFFPVSRMGLEPYNRLLKVGSIDTAELLRRLENDFQIEKRGSMNGFRPGRVHEVGVYANGEWFVLTVRPGRMDALSAVRSIDADFLQRQVIEGIFGITDARDKRITYVGGNKDAGWLKAEVDSGNYSLAMSLAPVTMDQFIAVCEQNQFMPPKSTWFDPKIRTGLVMSLLDPPNLD, encoded by the coding sequence ATGGTTCGCATCAGTCCTGTCAGGCGCGCTCTCGTTCCCGTCAACTCGGAGGCAGCCGCGCGGATCAGCGCTCCCAATTACGACGAGTTTCAGTCGGATCGCGAGATCTGGGAGATGCTTCAGGCTCGCCCGGACAACCTGCTCCGCGTGACGATGCCGCACTGCCACGTTCCATCGCTCGAAAATACCGGTGTCGACGGCTCTCCCGAGGCCCTGGCTCACGGCTACCAGCAGATGCGGGACCTCGAGGCCTCGCCGCTCACACGCGAAGTCAACGACCTCCTCTGGGTCTACGAAATCACGTCGCCCAAGAGGCCGATGGAGCCGCAGTTGGGCCTCGGCGGTTGCGGGCACACGTCGCAGATTCGCACCGAAGAGCACCCCGAGGGAGTCGTCATCCGCAACGAGGGAATCCATCCCGACAAGGCGGCCGGCCGGGCCAGGCTTCTGGAAGCGATCCATTGCGACACGGGATTCGTGAACCTCGCCGTCCGCGATGCCCACAGCTCCCTTCTGGGCGGGCTTCAGGAAGTGGCCCGTTCACGGAATTGCGACTTCGCCGCCGACGACGAAGGCGGTAACCGCCACCGCATCTGGCTGGTGACCGATCCCCACGAAAAGGCGGTCCTCACTTCGATCCTCGGACAGGAATCCGCCGCTTACGTGGCCGACGGAAACCACCGCAGCGCCGCTGCCGCGAGCCTCGGACACGAGCATTTCCTCGCCGTCTTCTTCCCTGTCTCACGGATGGGCCTCGAGCCCTACAACCGGCTCCTCAAGGTCGGAAGCATCGACACCGCCGAGCTTCTGCGGCGGCTCGAGAACGATTTCCAGATCGAAAAGCGCGGCTCGATGAACGGCTTCCGTCCGGGACGAGTTCATGAAGTCGGGGTCTACGCCAACGGGGAATGGTTCGTACTCACCGTCCGGCCTGGGCGAATGGACGCCCTGTCGGCCGTTCGCAGCATCGACGCCGATTTCCTCCAGCGGCAGGTGATCGAGGGGATCTTCGGGATCACCGACGCCCGGGACAAACGGATCACGTATGTCGGCGGCAACAAGGACGCCGGTTGGCTCAAGGCCGAGGTTGATTCAGGCAACTACTCGCTGGCGATGTCGCTGGCGCCGGTCACCATGGACCAGTTCATCGCCGTCTGCGAACAGAACCAGTTCATGCCGCCTAAGTCGACCTGGTTCGATCCGAAGATCCGCACCGGGCTCGTCATGTCGTTGCTCGACCCGCCGAACCTGGACTGA
- a CDS encoding NAD(P)/FAD-dependent oxidoreductase, with protein sequence MTTERVIIIGSGPAGWAAAIYAGRAQLSPLVFEGAITQENQDKGTLPLGQLNLTTEIENYPGFPAGNVVPFLDSALPADRRAMMPDHQGHGISGPELMFLMRQQAENCGARIITDDVVDLDCSKRPFVLKTLEGETHQAHSIIIATGARANYLGLPSEDRFKNRGVSACAVCDGALPRFREKPLVVVGGGDSAMEEATYLTKFGSKVYLVHRRDSFRASKVMAERVLENPKITVKWNSVVSEVLGDDDRGVTGVKLTSTVGGAPETLEAGGYFAAIGHTPNTDFLKGQLKLTDKKYIVWTKPFRTFTSVEGVFAAGDVADDYYRQAITAAGSGCQSALDCERWLAAQGVH encoded by the coding sequence GTGACGACGGAGAGAGTGATTATCATCGGATCCGGCCCGGCGGGCTGGGCCGCCGCCATCTACGCCGGTCGCGCGCAGCTGTCGCCGCTGGTGTTCGAAGGGGCCATCACGCAGGAAAACCAGGACAAGGGGACCCTGCCGCTCGGCCAGCTGAACCTCACGACAGAAATCGAGAACTATCCCGGCTTTCCGGCCGGCAACGTGGTTCCCTTCCTCGATTCGGCTCTCCCCGCCGATCGCCGCGCCATGATGCCCGACCACCAGGGACACGGCATCAGCGGCCCGGAACTCATGTTCCTGATGCGGCAGCAGGCCGAGAACTGCGGTGCACGGATCATCACGGACGACGTCGTCGACCTCGATTGCTCGAAGCGCCCCTTTGTCCTTAAGACGCTGGAAGGGGAGACCCACCAGGCGCATTCGATCATCATCGCGACCGGAGCCCGGGCCAACTACCTGGGGCTCCCGTCGGAAGACCGCTTCAAGAACCGCGGAGTGTCGGCCTGTGCCGTGTGCGACGGCGCGCTGCCCCGTTTCCGCGAGAAGCCCCTCGTCGTCGTCGGTGGCGGCGACAGCGCGATGGAAGAAGCCACATACCTGACGAAATTCGGCTCGAAGGTCTATCTCGTCCATCGCCGTGATTCGTTCCGCGCCAGCAAGGTGATGGCCGAACGCGTCCTCGAGAACCCGAAGATCACCGTGAAGTGGAACTCCGTGGTGAGTGAAGTCCTGGGGGATGACGATCGCGGAGTGACGGGCGTGAAGCTCACCTCCACTGTCGGCGGTGCTCCGGAAACGCTCGAAGCCGGCGGCTACTTCGCAGCCATCGGCCACACCCCCAATACCGACTTCCTCAAAGGGCAGCTCAAGCTGACCGACAAGAAATACATCGTCTGGACGAAACCGTTCCGGACGTTCACGAGCGTCGAAGGCGTGTTCGCGGCCGGTGACGTCGCCGACGACTACTATCGCCAGGCCATCACGGCCGCAGGATCGGGCTGTCAGTCGGCACTCGACTGCGAACGCTGGCTCGCCGCCCAGGGCGTGCACTAG
- a CDS encoding lysylphosphatidylglycerol synthase transmembrane domain-containing protein — MSGTSSSPRWKKWGLNLLGAAVSIGCLWWAAADMLSTPEKRAEIANAFRNANYWMLIPFWAALFGFYWLKAWRWRLLLKPLGDFRPLRDLIRPILIGFGYNNVLPAHLGEFVRVFVMGRKHRLPMTAVLSSVVLERVFDIFAIVAFMGLGLLFVPDVDPDIKRYGLMGAASASVLVAGAFLFVIWTDPFVRLFEAVLSRIPFLPKGLAAKLAGLLESAADGLHSLHSPGLLIGIFGSSLAQWALNGWMMYLALQSFGIHESPWVSCILLAAVAFGVTVPSTPGYVGVIQALFWLVLRQFTDDKAGVLGASIVYQFAQWVPVTVLGLYFFSRTGLKVSQVQQAAETTPDTHLAANAPPAS, encoded by the coding sequence GTGTCCGGCACGTCGTCATCCCCCCGCTGGAAGAAGTGGGGACTGAATCTCCTGGGCGCAGCTGTTTCCATTGGCTGCCTGTGGTGGGCCGCTGCGGACATGCTCAGCACGCCTGAGAAACGCGCCGAAATCGCGAATGCCTTTCGGAATGCCAACTATTGGATGCTCATTCCGTTCTGGGCTGCTCTCTTCGGTTTCTATTGGCTCAAGGCGTGGCGCTGGCGACTTCTCCTGAAACCTCTCGGCGACTTTCGCCCCCTCCGCGATCTGATCCGGCCTATCCTCATCGGATTCGGCTACAACAACGTCCTTCCCGCCCATCTCGGCGAATTCGTACGGGTCTTCGTCATGGGGCGCAAGCATCGCCTTCCCATGACGGCGGTGCTCTCGTCGGTCGTCCTGGAACGGGTCTTCGACATCTTTGCGATTGTCGCCTTCATGGGTCTCGGACTTCTGTTCGTCCCGGACGTCGATCCCGACATCAAACGCTACGGATTGATGGGAGCCGCGTCCGCGTCCGTCCTCGTTGCCGGTGCATTCCTCTTTGTCATCTGGACAGATCCCTTCGTTCGTCTGTTCGAGGCCGTTCTCAGCCGCATTCCGTTTCTCCCGAAAGGCCTCGCCGCGAAGCTCGCCGGACTACTCGAGTCGGCCGCTGATGGGCTGCACTCGTTGCACAGCCCGGGGCTTCTGATCGGGATTTTCGGCTCGTCTCTGGCCCAGTGGGCGCTCAACGGATGGATGATGTACCTCGCCCTCCAGAGCTTCGGCATCCACGAATCGCCCTGGGTCTCATGTATCCTCCTGGCCGCGGTCGCCTTTGGCGTCACCGTCCCGTCGACGCCCGGCTATGTGGGCGTCATTCAAGCCCTGTTCTGGCTCGTCCTCCGTCAGTTCACCGACGACAAGGCCGGCGTCCTCGGAGCCTCGATCGTCTATCAGTTCGCCCAGTGGGTCCCCGTGACGGTCCTCGGCCTCTACTTCTTCAGCCGCACGGGCCTCAAGGTGTCGCAGGTCCAGCAGGCGGCGGAAACCACGCCGGACACACACCTTGCCGCCAACGCCCCGCCGGCCAGTTGA
- a CDS encoding MBL fold metallo-hydrolase, with amino-acid sequence MKITFLGAAGEVTGSQHLLETSERRILLDCGLFQGPRAPSRKKNEQFHCRPKDLDAVILSHAHTDHCGNLPGLYRAGFRGPVFCTSATADVAEVMLLDGAKIQAEDVRYLERKLRPGHPPIEPLYDEADVRGVCRLFERLSYSEWHELGPGFKLRFSDAGHILGSAITELHLRDKGETKRVTFTGDLGRRDMPLLKDPELLGGCDVLITESTYGNRVHPPADDLKAAIVRILKEAVALGGRVIVPAFSLGRTQQLVYFLNELFNAGTLPHLPILVDSPLSRRLTNVFRQHMDILDEPFKAIQATDADPFGFATLSYVATKEESVALNRREGAFMVISASGMCESGRIVHHLKNAVSDERNTVLLIGYQAPYTLGRQIADRRPYVRIFDREYPLRAHVEQLEGLSAHADLPDFKWWFEHMARDEGIGQAFLVHGEPESARSLAEVLKDYCNEPPIVPGFGESFEVE; translated from the coding sequence ATGAAGATCACGTTTCTCGGGGCCGCAGGGGAAGTCACTGGCAGCCAGCACCTGCTGGAAACATCGGAACGCCGGATTCTGCTCGACTGCGGCCTGTTTCAGGGGCCCCGGGCCCCTTCGCGCAAGAAGAACGAACAGTTCCACTGCCGGCCGAAAGACCTCGATGCCGTCATCCTGTCTCACGCCCACACCGACCATTGCGGCAATCTGCCGGGGCTCTACCGGGCGGGATTCCGCGGACCTGTGTTCTGCACTTCGGCGACGGCTGATGTTGCCGAAGTGATGCTGCTGGACGGCGCGAAGATCCAGGCGGAAGACGTGCGGTATCTCGAGAGGAAGCTCCGCCCGGGGCATCCGCCGATCGAGCCGCTGTACGATGAAGCCGACGTTCGGGGGGTCTGCCGGCTGTTCGAGCGGCTGAGCTATTCCGAATGGCACGAACTGGGCCCGGGATTCAAGCTGCGGTTCTCCGATGCGGGCCACATCCTCGGATCGGCGATCACGGAGTTGCACCTGCGCGACAAGGGAGAGACGAAGCGCGTCACGTTCACCGGGGATCTCGGCCGACGGGACATGCCTCTTCTCAAGGATCCCGAATTGCTCGGCGGCTGCGATGTGCTCATCACGGAGTCGACCTATGGAAACCGGGTCCATCCTCCGGCCGATGACCTGAAGGCCGCGATCGTCCGGATCCTCAAGGAGGCCGTCGCTCTGGGAGGGCGCGTGATCGTCCCTGCGTTTTCACTGGGGCGGACGCAGCAACTGGTTTACTTTCTGAACGAGCTGTTCAACGCCGGCACTCTGCCGCATCTCCCGATTCTCGTCGACAGCCCCCTGTCGCGGCGGCTGACGAACGTCTTCCGACAGCACATGGACATCCTCGACGAGCCGTTCAAGGCGATCCAGGCGACCGATGCCGACCCCTTCGGATTCGCGACGCTCTCTTACGTCGCGACGAAGGAGGAAAGCGTCGCCCTGAATCGCCGCGAAGGCGCATTCATGGTGATCTCCGCGAGCGGGATGTGTGAGAGCGGCCGCATCGTGCATCATCTGAAGAATGCCGTCAGCGATGAACGCAACACCGTGCTGCTCATCGGCTACCAGGCCCCCTATACGCTCGGGCGTCAGATCGCGGATCGCCGGCCGTATGTGCGCATCTTCGATCGCGAGTACCCGCTGCGAGCGCACGTCGAACAACTCGAAGGGCTTTCTGCACATGCAGATCTGCCGGACTTCAAGTGGTGGTTCGAGCATATGGCCCGGGATGAGGGAATCGGCCAGGCCTTTCTCGTCCACGGAGAACCCGAGTCGGCCCGATCACTGGCCGAAGTCCTGAAGGACTATTGCAATGAGCCGCCGATCGTCCCCGGGTTCGGAGAGTCGTTCGAAGTGGAGTGA
- a CDS encoding reverse transcriptase family protein: MGLFDLLRRLLFGAPASPTDTAGSSPAPRASQMPVAPKSLPVATPAGKRGPARKLPPFRYQSKPRRTSPKAERVARRPYTFAAPTALGEYLDLSTDADLGLLDHLGLPRLQTPADIAEWLEIPLGRLAWLSGRFFENHKPQSERSAHYNFRWLKKRSGGHRLIESPKKQLKAVQEKILREILDKADAHPRAFGFIAGRSAILNAREHVAPYVLLKFDLENFYPSVRYSRVVAIYRTLGFSRAAAIWLARLTTSAVPSSMSFPGGDPYGLNPYLSRHLPQGAPTSPALANMSAYGLDVRLTGLARSFGVTYTRYADDLTFSGDQKFAGALRDFIPLTETIIRKERFFLNVSKRRIIRRSGRQTVTGVVVNQHPNLARAEFDRLKAILFNCVRLGPSTQNRTNHPQFAAHLQGRIAHAASINPSRAARLRALYDRIDWSK, translated from the coding sequence ATGGGACTCTTTGATCTGTTGCGTCGCCTGCTGTTCGGCGCCCCGGCATCGCCGACCGACACGGCGGGTTCGTCGCCCGCGCCCCGCGCGAGCCAGATGCCGGTCGCTCCGAAGAGTCTGCCGGTCGCGACACCGGCGGGGAAGCGCGGCCCCGCTCGCAAGCTTCCCCCCTTTCGCTACCAGTCGAAGCCTCGACGGACATCGCCCAAGGCCGAGCGCGTCGCGCGGCGTCCCTATACGTTCGCCGCTCCCACTGCCCTCGGGGAGTATCTCGATCTCAGCACGGACGCCGACCTCGGGCTGCTCGATCACCTGGGTCTCCCTCGGCTGCAGACGCCGGCCGACATTGCCGAGTGGCTGGAGATCCCGCTGGGGCGTCTGGCCTGGCTGTCAGGCCGGTTCTTCGAGAATCACAAGCCGCAGTCGGAGCGAAGCGCCCACTACAATTTCCGTTGGCTGAAGAAACGATCCGGCGGCCATCGGTTGATCGAATCGCCGAAGAAGCAGCTGAAAGCGGTCCAGGAAAAGATCCTCCGCGAGATTCTCGACAAGGCAGACGCCCACCCGCGTGCCTTCGGATTCATCGCCGGACGCTCGGCCATTCTCAACGCGAGAGAGCATGTCGCGCCGTACGTGCTGCTGAAATTTGATCTCGAGAACTTCTATCCCTCCGTCCGCTACTCGCGCGTCGTCGCGATTTACAGGACGCTCGGATTCTCGCGGGCTGCGGCAATCTGGCTGGCACGCCTGACGACCTCCGCGGTTCCATCATCGATGAGTTTCCCCGGTGGGGATCCTTACGGGCTTAATCCCTATCTTTCCCGCCATCTACCGCAGGGAGCACCGACTTCGCCGGCGCTGGCGAACATGTCGGCCTATGGCCTCGACGTCCGCCTGACGGGCCTCGCCCGGTCGTTCGGCGTGACCTACACACGCTATGCCGACGATCTCACGTTCTCCGGCGACCAGAAATTCGCCGGGGCGCTGCGCGACTTCATCCCGCTCACCGAGACGATCATCCGGAAGGAACGCTTCTTCCTGAACGTTTCCAAGCGACGGATCATCCGTCGAAGCGGCCGACAGACGGTCACGGGAGTCGTCGTCAACCAGCATCCGAACCTGGCACGTGCCGAGTTCGACCGGCTGAAGGCGATCCTGTTCAACTGTGTGAGGCTCGGTCCCTCGACACAGAACCGAACCAATCACCCGCAGTTTGCCGCACACCTGCAGGGGCGAATCGCGCACGCGGCGTCGATCAATCCGTCACGAGCAGCCCGGTTGCGGGCCTTGTACGATCGCATCGACTGGTCGAAGTAG
- the trpA gene encoding tryptophan synthase subunit alpha, with the protein MTAAMSLETAATPISQAFARAKAEGRTAFMPFVTAGDPDVAATIRLVQSLAAEKVDLIEIGFPYSDPIADGPVIQASYTRALNAGITIDRILDAFRALDKQGMPPMIPMVSYAIVMRRGVERFLKEAVAAGFSGLIIPDLPGDEAGEMFQAVRAHGLDLIQLVAPGTSPERVRKVLASCSGFVYCLGVVGITGERKSVAGALVDQLKWLRKETKLPLAVGFGVSRPEHVATLRTAADGVIVGSAIVRRCEPQEGRTADGAIREVAGYVHEMVEACAK; encoded by the coding sequence ATGACTGCTGCAATGTCGCTCGAGACCGCCGCAACTCCCATTTCCCAGGCCTTTGCCCGAGCGAAAGCCGAAGGGCGCACGGCATTCATGCCGTTCGTCACAGCCGGTGATCCCGATGTCGCGGCCACGATCCGGCTCGTCCAGAGCCTCGCGGCCGAGAAGGTCGACCTGATCGAAATCGGCTTCCCTTACAGCGATCCGATTGCCGACGGCCCGGTGATTCAGGCATCGTACACGCGGGCACTCAATGCCGGCATCACGATCGACAGGATCCTCGACGCCTTCCGTGCCCTCGACAAGCAGGGAATGCCGCCGATGATTCCGATGGTGTCCTACGCCATCGTGATGCGGCGGGGAGTGGAACGGTTTCTGAAGGAAGCCGTCGCCGCTGGATTCTCCGGGCTCATCATTCCCGATCTTCCAGGAGACGAAGCGGGAGAAATGTTCCAGGCCGTTCGCGCTCACGGGCTCGACCTGATCCAGCTCGTCGCTCCCGGGACGAGCCCGGAGCGGGTTCGAAAGGTCCTCGCATCCTGTTCAGGCTTCGTCTATTGCCTGGGAGTGGTGGGAATCACGGGCGAGCGAAAGAGCGTCGCCGGCGCTCTCGTCGATCAGCTCAAATGGCTGCGGAAGGAGACGAAGCTGCCGCTCGCCGTCGGGTTCGGCGTCAGCCGGCCGGAGCACGTCGCGACCCTCCGGACCGCGGCCGATGGTGTCATCGTCGGCAGCGCGATTGTTCGCCGGTGTGAGCCCCAGGAAGGTCGGACGGCCGACGGCGCCATCAGGGAAGTGGCGGGTTACGTCCACGAGATGGTCGAGGCTTGTGCGAAATAG
- a CDS encoding DUF1571 domain-containing protein, with protein MRSARITEDSQALSRRRFVGRAAGCLAAGLSIPFVSRLASAEVKLAARITAETTGTHVLTPAFKLAVSGLEALANVKDYEALFVRKELVAGALVQSQIEIKLRQEPFSVYLKFIEPNAGREVIYVDGKNDGKLLVHETGFASLAGTLSLDPKGSLAMNGNRYPVTMIGLKTMTETVIEKWLQVKNEKDTKVSIYPNATVGDLSCKVAETVLAKPVDGIPQQTCRLYVEKATGIPVRVQSLAFPAKPGDKPETVEDYFYSRLKSNVGLTDKDFDVENPAYGF; from the coding sequence ATGCGAAGCGCGCGGATCACGGAAGATTCCCAGGCACTTTCGCGGCGCCGGTTCGTCGGTCGTGCCGCCGGCTGCCTCGCGGCCGGCCTCTCCATTCCCTTTGTCAGCCGCCTCGCCTCCGCTGAGGTAAAGCTCGCGGCCCGCATCACCGCCGAAACCACCGGCACGCACGTCCTCACTCCCGCCTTCAAGCTGGCTGTGAGCGGACTGGAAGCCCTGGCGAATGTCAAAGATTACGAGGCGCTCTTCGTCCGCAAGGAACTGGTCGCGGGAGCGCTCGTCCAGTCGCAGATCGAGATCAAGCTGCGGCAGGAACCGTTCAGCGTCTACCTCAAATTCATCGAGCCCAACGCCGGACGTGAAGTGATCTACGTCGACGGCAAGAACGACGGCAAGCTGCTCGTTCATGAAACGGGATTCGCTTCGCTGGCGGGCACCCTCTCGCTCGATCCGAAGGGATCGCTCGCGATGAATGGAAACCGTTATCCTGTGACGATGATCGGCCTGAAAACGATGACGGAAACCGTCATCGAGAAGTGGCTGCAGGTGAAGAACGAAAAGGACACGAAGGTCAGTATCTACCCGAACGCGACCGTCGGAGACCTCTCCTGCAAAGTCGCCGAAACGGTCCTCGCGAAGCCGGTGGACGGCATCCCACAGCAGACCTGTCGGCTGTACGTCGAGAAGGCGACCGGCATCCCGGTGCGAGTCCAGTCGCTGGCGTTCCCCGCCAAACCGGGCGACAAGCCGGAAACGGTTGAGGACTACTTCTACTCCAGGCTGAAGTCGAATGTCGGGCTCACCGACAAGGATTTCGACGTCGAGAACCCCGCGTACGGCTTCTGA